The proteins below are encoded in one region of Pleuronectes platessa chromosome 12, fPlePla1.1, whole genome shotgun sequence:
- the LOC128453731 gene encoding phytanoyl-CoA hydroxylase-interacting protein-like, translating into MEVPALAHNITSPLSPCEGMIKDLSLDAIQLCERDGSKSQDGSISENEELPVPQNIKISNITCDSFKICWDMEPRSKERITHYFIDLNKKENKNSNKFKHKDVPTKLVAKAVPLPMTVRGHWFLSPRTEYTVAVQTASKQTDGDYAVSEWSEIIEFCTGDYSTVHLNQLLEKAEAIAGRMLRLSVFYRNQNKEYFDHARDEQENRMLPSVKDDSGSHGSPISGKLEGLFFSCNTEFNTGKPPQDSPYGRHRFEVQADNLFNPDTNLYFGDFYCMYTAYHFVILVLAPKGSKGDDFCKQRLPLLDMANNPFLTCKRVEEGEGGLLFHHAQDVILEVIYTEPVDLASGTVAEISGYQQMSMSTVNAKKDPSCKTCNISVGR; encoded by the exons GGAGTAAATCCCAGGACGGCAGCATCTCGGAGAACGAGGAGCTTCCTGTTCCCCAGAACATCAAGATCAGCAACATCACCTGCGACTCCTTCAAGATCTGCTGGGACATGGAGCCGCGCAGCAAGGAGCGCATCACGCACTACTTCATCGACCTGAACAAGAAGGAGAACAAGAACTCAAACAAGTTCAAGCACAAG GATGTTCCGACCAAGCTGGTGGCCAAGGCCGTGCCCCTGCCCATGACGGTTCGGGGCCACTGGTTCCTCAGCCCACGGACCGAGTACACCGTGGCCGTCCAGACCGCCTCCAAACAGACCGACGGGGACTACGCCGTCTCCGAGTGGAGTGAGATCATCGAGTTCTGCACCGGCG atTATTCCACGGTGCATCTAAACCAGCTGCTGGAGAAGGCCGAGGCCATCGCCGGCCGGATGCTGCGTCTCTCCGTCTTCTACAGGAACCAGAACAAAGAATACTTTGACCATGCCAG GGACGAGCAGGAGAACCGCATGCTGCCGTCGGTGAAGGACGACAGCGGCAGCCACGGCTCGCCCATCAGTGGGAAGCTGGAGGGCCTTttcttcagctgcaacacagagTTCAACACCGGCAAACCGCCGCAGGACTCCCCGTACGGCCGCCACCGCTTCGAGGTCCAGGCCGACAATCTCTTCAACCCAGACACCAAcctgtactttggggatttctACTGCATGTACACGGCCTACCACTTCGTTATTCTGGTCCTGGCGCCGAAGGGCTCCAAGGGCGACGACTTCTGCAAGCAGCGCCTCCCTTTGCTCGACATGGCCAACAACCCTTTCCTCACCTGCAAGCGGGTGGAGGAGGGCGAGGGCGGCCTGCTGTTTCATCACGCCCAGGACGTCATCCTGGAGGTCATCTACACGGAGCCCGTGGACCTGGCGTCGGGCACGGTGGCCGAGATCAGCGGGTACCAGCAGATGAGCATGTCCACGGTAAACGCCAAGAAGGACCCGAGCTGCAAGACCTGCAACATCAGTGTGGGGCGCTAA